The DNA segment AGACAATGAAAAACGCAAAAAAGCTGTAATAAAAATGCAGATAAAAGTCGCACTTGCTTTTATGCGAAGTCACAGGAGCGTACCGGTTTATACTTAACACAATGTACAGCGTGGACTGCTTTCCCATTTCTGGTGAAACGCCAACGTGAGACCATGGGTACTAAAATTAAATCTCACAATGGTAGAAGGCAAAACGCAACAAATGGTATGAAATACACGGTCATGGATCTGCGAATTTTTAAGGCACTGTTTGCCCAAAATACAGGCTAAAAGATCGTTAAAAAGTATGAGTACTATTCAACATAAAAGGGTGAAAAACGGCAGCATACAGAATAAGCAAACATACGCGTTGGCAGTCGAAAAAGCGCAAGGGAGTAGATTTAAGCAAATTCGATGGTCGCAACATATCGAGCTATTTCTCCTGTTTGAGTTGTTGGTTTATTTCTGCAATTCTTCTCTCAATTTCTGGCTTTTTTCTCAACTTTATCAGTTGCTCGACGTTCAGTTGAGCTCCGCTCTGGGACTCTTGGTCGAGTTTGTTGATctgaaaatttaaagcaaattgCTCGTTTATACTTAACAAGGCTTTCGAAAGTCACTATCTATATTGTCTATGTTGGCTTATTATGCACTAACTTCTGTAACAAAACGTGGGTTCATATTCATTTTGACGGAAATTTAATGGCAACAAACCTGGCGAATCATTTTGACTAATTTTCTTTTATCCTTTGCAAGTGCTTCTTCTATGGACGACTGACTGTCTGTTTgatgaaaaaagtaaaaaaaaattattgacattgttttgtttacaaCGTTTTTAATGTAACGACGTTTTCCTATAGGCTACAGCGATTTTAGCATGACACGTGCACGATAAAACTGGCAAAAGTAACACTTCCCATAACGGCAACTACTAAATTCCTAATTagacacatttcattaaagaCATGAACTTTCCGGTATCTGATATCGAAACGGCCCGCGTTTCGGCTTCCAAAAATCGTTCTATCTCCTCATCCATTCCACGGGCGGCAACAACCACATCATTAACTACCGCCACATTTCCCAATCCCGGGGCGTTGATTGGAATCCTTCCTCGACCTAACGCTGCAAAACACATGCTGGCTTAGTCAAACAAGCAAAGTCTGTTGATTTGCAGAAGCAATGGTCAGCATTGTTGGGTATACACTGTATTTAATTAGGTAATTCCTCATAGTCTATTCTTGCTGAAATGTTTTTCTCTACTGAGATTtgaatttaaagttttttcttgTGCTATAAGTATTAAGTATTTCCTTGTGGTAGGGATTTCTCCGAAACTGACAAAAAGttggtgccaaatttgtaaACTAAAGTCTATATGTTTCAGGatcggaacaaaagtaaactgtattttaaacaaatgtttagCAAACTGCACAACCCTAAAAAGTTCACTTACGCTTTGGTTGATGGGATGGCCTACTAGCTGGTTCGGTTGGTTTGACTGAAAAGTTAGCGGCAAGCGAAGGCATGGTCGTCGGCTGACGAGACCTTAATTGACTGTATGTTAAATGAAGTGTTGAAATCATGCTGTACGATAAAAATCATGCACATAGTGACCCTTTGTAATAATCATAAAGACCTGTTTTCCTTGGACGGCTTTTGTTCGGGCCGATTTAAGTTTCTTCCTCTGGCCATACCCACAAATCCTGAACGAAGCTGAGGCTCAGTCAGGGGTCTTCTTTCCATGGGGAAGGGCTGCAAAGTTTGAGATGGACGAAGCTCAGAGGGAGTGGCTTGCAATCTGTTGTCaaagaaaattgcattttttaagTGTAAGTGAAgtatttagaaataaaaactttcttgCCCAATTAGAGTCAAAATGTTAACCTTGCTAACAAGTAcagtattaaaatttaataaaatttgtatGTACAGTATAAGCAAGGTTTTCCTTACAAGCATACAGCATGCAATACAACTCCAAAGAATTTTCTTTCTACCGATCAAGGAATATTCTAATTCTAACTAACATATTCTACCATCTATAAAAGAACAATTACATTCTGGAAAACACTCTTTGTTTGTAATTAATGGTAAGAACAaccaag comes from the Clavelina lepadiformis chromosome 5, kaClaLepa1.1, whole genome shotgun sequence genome and includes:
- the LOC143460563 gene encoding uncharacterized protein LOC143460563, which produces MASISVYQQSMRQSDSDELFVCPYDPVHRISAKRYVRHILKCKKNHPGADQDVCPFNARHIVPKPELQMHMSTCPDRRMIEFEMNKERFSDDGDEVKGCTSLPPPLPSQDLDFGSDEDWDLEVLEEEKQRRPNYRPNPTSTRWRMEVNVEEQQLQATPSELRPSQTLQPFPMERRPLTEPQLRSGFVGMARGRNLNRPEQKPSKENSQLRSRQPTTMPSLAANFSVKPTEPASRPSHQPKPLGRGRIPINAPGLGNVAVVNDVVVAARGMDEEIERFLEAETRAVSISDTDSQSSIEEALAKDKRKLVKMIRQINKLDQESQSGAQLNVEQLIKLRKKPEIERRIAEINQQLKQEK